Part of the Ignatzschineria larvae DSM 13226 genome, ATCATTAAAAGGAGCTCACAATGATTGAACGAATTAACAAAGGTGCTCGTATGTCGGATGCGGTAATTCATAATAAGACGCTCTATTATACAGCCGTACCCACGATGATAGAGAACGATATCTATCTACAGATGAAGAGTACTTTAGCGGATATTGATCAGATACTTAAAACTGCCGGAACGGATAAGTCGCGCATTTTAGATGCCACAATCTTTCTTGTTTCAAGTCGAGATCTTGATGGTATGAATCGCGCTTGGGATGAATGGGTTGACTCGGAGAATGCGCCAGTACGTTGTACGGTACAAGCAGGATTAATGAATGCCGATTGGAAAGTAGAGATGAAAGTCATTGTGGCAATGCCATAACTGATTACTGAGTGATTCTTTTAAAGCAAAGTCCATTTGTCTCCTCAAAGAGGCAAATATCTCTATTTTTATCAGAATTTTGTGCCGGCAGTAATAAGTATGGTCTTACCAGAATCTTAATATTGAAAGGTGTTCTAATTTGAGGATGTTGGTGGCTTCATTAGAAGATACATTCTTGGCTTTGTATCTTGTAAGCTCCTGGGCTTGGATGGTTTTATGCTCGATCTTTCCTGTTGTAAATCGGCCTTAAAAATTAGGGCAACAAAAAAGCAGAGATTTGATAATCTCTGCTTTACTTTTA contains:
- a CDS encoding RidA family protein encodes the protein MIERINKGARMSDAVIHNKTLYYTAVPTMIENDIYLQMKSTLADIDQILKTAGTDKSRILDATIFLVSSRDLDGMNRAWDEWVDSENAPVRCTVQAGLMNADWKVEMKVIVAMP